The genomic segment ataaaatataaaaatggaaGAAGAAATGTATGGAAGAGAAAGCGACAGGAACTGAAATAAtttccataaaaataattatagagcagcggctacaattatcgactccTGATtatttagcgtatcagatcacgtaacactgttccataattattgacattcagacaattttaaaaaaaaagcggtatttggtattaagttaacaaaacatatgtCTACTGAtagtgtaatatgtggtagatatttacaacaaactgaaaaaaaaacctttctgaatgaaatagaaaaatctgaatatttcaagcatgtaatttttttaatatgctgggaatttaattctggtctaattatatttattgcaattggattccaaatactctataaacattccattctggtatgaaccagaaaaaaaaaagataaatcgcagcactttttatttttttaaagcacttcatctacttcaacaatgctacacagagatcgatccataacagtcgtaaatgtcacttaatcccacagggtgtcgataatggtggacaccagtgaaagtgatcactattatcgacacctcacgtgacttctcaaactcgtgtttagatacaaaatggctcctgcaaatgaaagagtaagaaataaagtaggtttcgacgaggagatcatgaaatatctgtgaatttgatcagtaaaaacatgtccatgatctttccaccatgcttacctgcgatgagaacgtctgggttttcctcaatttGCTGATCGTGCGAAaagaaattccatctcaggtaacgagctgtgtcatcagatgacaaaatcgtggggtgtgtgtgtgtgtggggggggtcttccggttgatttaattaaccaataataactgctgtaactgaaactcagctttgtaaagggttttttttcattggtaaatctgaaaaggtgtcgataattatggactgttgataattgtagctacCGCTCTAGTAGTAAAAAAGTCAtggaaaaaaatgatcagagaatagggaataggctctgagctctccaggttttatatagagctcagtggaaaaGATACAATCAAATCCGGTAAATCCATAGTGTTAGCATCCTAAAGAACGGTTATCTGTGGAAAGCAGTCAGAAAAAAATGTTATGTTAAACTGTAATAATTGGAGCCCAGGTCTCACCACGTCTTCTTATTTCACCCCgtcacacagacacgccccaGAATCTCCTGCTGCAAATGAATTCCAGAAAAAGTTCAGATTAAATCTGATGAAGaagtttcagtgtttaaatggAGTGATGATAAAGCCAGAAACGCGAGCGCtcctgaatgagatctacaccgagctctacatcacagagggacacagtggagacgtcaataaagaacatgaggtgagatggatggaggcagcgtccaggagaaaaacaacagaggaaacaccaatcaaatgcagcgacatctttaagcccttatctgaagaagacaaacccatcagaactgtagtgacaaagggcgtggctggtatcggaaaaacagtctctgtgcagaagttcattgtggactgggctgaagggaaagcaaatcaggacgtccccctcatatttccacttcctttcagagagctgaatctgatgaaggacCAAAACCTGAGTCTGATAGAGCTCCTTCATGTCTGCTTTAAGGAAACCAGAGAAACAGAAAtgtccaggttggaaaaggttctgttcatttttgatggattggacgagtgtcgtttccctctggatttccgtaacacagtgagtgtgtgtgacgtaactgaatcagcatcagtgcgtgtgctgctgataaacctgatcaaagggaatctgcttccctctgctctcatctggatcacctcccgaccagcagcagctgatcaaatcccctctgagtacgtccatcgagtcacagaggtacgagggttcagTGACCCACAGaaggaggagtacttcaggaagagggtcagtgatcggagcctggccgagaacatcatcacacacctgaagtcattaagaagcctgtacatcatgtgtcacatccctgtcttctgctggatttcagccgctgttctcgagagaatgttgggtgaagcagagagtggagagatccccaagactctgactcaaatgtacacacacttcctcatcaTTCAGACAAACGTCATCAGAGAAAAATACTCAAAGAAGCAGGAGAGTGATGAAGAAATGCTGCTCAaactgggaaaactggcttttgagcagctggagaaaggcaacctgatcttctatgaggaagatCTGAGAGGgtgtggcattgatgtgacagaagcagcagtgtactcaggtgtgtgtacgcagatcttcagagaggagcctgggcttcaccagagtaaagtgtactgctttgttcatctgagcattcaggagcatctcgcagctctgtatgtgcatctgaccttcatgaaggaaaagagaaatgttcttgATCAGAATTGGTCTTTTGAGACAATTTCAGATTTACACGAGTgtgctgtagatcagacagtatacagtcagactggacatctggatctgttcctccgctttcttctgggtctctcactggagtccaatcagaaactcttacatgccttagtaacacagacaGGAAGTAGCTCCCAGAGCAAAGAGGAAACAGTTCAGTACATGAAGGAGAAGATCAGTAGAGATGATCTTCCTGCAgaaaaatccatcaatctgttccactgtctgaatgaactgggtGATGATTCTCTCGTGGAGGAAATCCAATGCTACCTGAAATCTGGGAAACGAAGTGAACTCTCTCCTTCACAGTGGTCTGCTttggtgtttgtgttactgactTCAGCACAGAAGCTGGAGGAGTTTGATCTGAGTAAATATACCAGTACAGAGGAGATACCAGATCGGGTTCTTGTGAAGGTGATGCCTGTGATTGCAGCATCCAGAAAAGCCGTGTAAGTAAAGCTGAATAGAACTGTTCTACTGTTCCACTGTTagaaagagagaaactgaaagcaCTTTGACAGAAACGCACTTTGGGATGTTTTGAGTTTCAGGTGATCCAGAGTGTGTTAATACAAATAAATCAGTAGATAAATGAGGGGAAAACAGCTGCATGTAGAATTGGATAAAACTGAAGTTCAGCTATTAAAGAAGTAGAAACCAGTTGATGTCATTTCAGGAGAAAAATGTTTACGTCTCACATTCTGCCATTTTGTCCCAAGAAGTGTGGAATCTGTGAGCTGAAGATGGAAGTGACAGCCAGCTAACGAGACTCACAAACACCACATTTCCAAAACTGAACAAATAATCAAACAGAACTTTATActtacagtttatttacaatatttacaaattacACCACTATTGCAGGCTCCGATGTCCAGTAAacattgagggttttttttttcttctgtgtaaAACCTTCACTGAGTGTAGTGTGAGGGCTTTTTGTTCACATCCCTCCACATTAAATTTTGTATTGTTGCTGAAATGTAATTACACAGACGCTGGGCCTGTAGagccatgtggagtttgcagtcaTACAAAATTATAATTCCACAAAACTTTACTGTTATTAATGACctgataaatagaggatattacacggtggcatgaagatCTGAAATTTattttcgagtggtgaatgttcatatcacgagtgagcgaagtgagcgtgtaatgttctttatattatatggacacatccacaaaaaaatacacaagttaatcaaaagaattttaattttgaaccggttcgccattttgacaacacatgtctaatcagctgggaaacactggcagtgacgtcatcagagtgaaatatcaggaaatatgacgcagacacgagtgttttactgggaaatccaccactcgtgtttttcatccgagctccatccgggacatggagaaccaaaatcgagacataaatctctatctgtcacttgtgaggaaatcagtgaattgttttgataaatttggggactttttgtttgtgaatgtgtcagtataataaaaaaaaaatcacacgttggcttgaagatctgaagtttatcttctcacgtTGAAAAATATTTGACTTGTTCACTCCGCTCACTCGTGatctatacattcaccactcgaagataaacttcatgtctttgtgaatgaatgaatgaaccctttattgccactagtcacaagtaccagcgaaattggccatcaacccgtccatacacatacatacaattgatagAGGGGGAGTAGATAGGACAAGAAGAcagggatggaaagaaaaaatacagggtaacatgaggagaggggaggagaaaaagaaacccccacactatgctcctgtggggagtacagtgtgggaacattaaaaaaacacctcagcacataagcacaaaataagtacactttacaacgtgAAAACTCAGGACTTGGGTGGGAGGGGTGTGGGGGTGCAATCGTcgggggaggggtgtgtgtggggggaggtagcacaagcaagcagccatccgttcctgcagccatgacggtGCTGGTCGCGCACCTGTTTGTCACACTGAGGGTAAAAAgcggcgaccgtgggaagtgggggaaggaatgcaagagtgtctcactgcagtgatcttcagggggagtgttgttccagcaacggccttgaccaaggccagtgctgtctgagggggcCGAAAGCATATaaaattgggattgtttggttttgggcaagtagacgcattcttttacacgactactctgtttgtccattctggtctccaaattgatccattttcctttgcaaagccaaaagcttctccatgttgcagttcaagttctgaatagccacagtctgagcgccgacagctctgcccaccgcttcaatcatgtcggacagctttatggggctttggacagctgtcaccattttctgatttcctcgataaaccaggacaatgcctaatccaatcagcaaaagtcctgtaatcatggttccgaataggtagtcttcaatgtcctccacagaaagaatcgccaggcacatcaAAAGGGCTATCAAAAAAGAGTTTGTTTCTGGTCACCCGTCCAACCCTGAACATTTCTGAAGTGTTGGAAAAATACaagcagtttttatttatttatttatttatttatttatttatttattatttatttttttaagcatcAAGCATTTCAAATGATGGAAAACGTTTACCGCTGCTCGGAAACAATCGTGGCTATGGGTGCAGCCATATTTGATGTACCACATGATGACAGCGATAACACGCGGGAATTCAACGTGATTCTCGTGGGAAACCAATTGGAAACAAAATGGTGATGAACGTAACGAAAACACATGCAATATTTAATGTTCATTTCACATGCATGAAAACCAGTCACAGccaatataaaaaaaatatcccatactcatcactcactcactcactcactcactcactcactaatccTCGCTGGCTCATGAGAGCGTGGCACCTCGGCAGATGACCCTCCAGTTCGTTCTGTTCTTGGCAGCGAGCCAGGCTGTGCGGAGGTTAAGTCCGGCCTCTCTCAGGTCTGCCTTAAGCTGGTCAAGCCACCTGGTCCGGGGTCTCCCTCTGGGGTGGGACCAGTGGGGTGGGGCTGGTTCCCTGATCAGGTTGGCCAGCTCGAGAGGTGGTGTTGTTCTGGTTATGTGGCAGAAGAGACGGAGGCGGGCTGATCGGATTAGTCTGAAGACTGGTGGCTGGTTGGTCAGCTGGCGTACTGTGGCATTTGAGGTGAAGTTGTACCACTGGATCCTCAGTATCCTATGCAGACACTTGCTGTCAAAGGCATCCAGGAGCCATTCTTGAGTGGCTGTCAGGGTCCAGGCTTCTGCGCCATACAACAGGATCGACAGTACCAGGCTGTTGTACAGTCTGATCTTAATGTGGAGAGAGAGACGACTGTTGGTCCAGATGGTGGAAAGGGCTGCCATGGCTTCAGTAGCCCGGCCAATGTGGGTCCTGATGTCTGCTGTGCTTTTGAAGTCAGAGGTCAGGATGCTGCCAAGGTAGCTGAACTTCTCCACCACTTCCACCTCCTGGGTGCTGATTACTGGTGTAGCTGGGGATGGTTCAAAGTTGCTTAGGCTTTGGATCTTTGTTTTGTTCCAGCTGATCATCAGTCCCAGTGGTTTGGTTGCCTTGTCCATGACCTTGAGGGCGAGGTGGAGGGTCTGAACTAATTAGGCAAGGATGGCCACATCGTCCGCATAGTCCAGATCAGAGATGGTCACGTTGCCAAAGCTAGCTTCACAGGCACTCTGAGCCACAGTGCTTCCCATCACATGGTCGATGGCAGTGTTGAAGATGGTTGGTGCCAAAACGCATCCCTGCCGGACGCCGCTGTTTATGAGGAAGGTGTCTGACAGCATCCCGTTCACTCTTGCACAGGAGACTGTGTTGGAGTAGAGGAGGGACAGCAAGTCCAGCAGCTTTGCAGGGACTCCCAGGAACTTGAGAATCTTCCACAGAGCTTTCCTGTCCACTGAGTCAAATGCTTGCTTTAAATCCACATAGGCAGCATAGAGAGGCTTCCTGTACTCCCGTCTCATCTCTGCTAGGAGCCTAAGTGTCAGGATCCTATCGACTGTGGAGCGGCCTGGGGTAAATCCACTCTGTTCCTGTCGTTGCTTCCAGAGAAGAAGCAGTCGCAGTCTGGTTAGGATGATGTGGGCAAACACTTTTCCTGGGACGCTCAGCAAGGTTATACCCCTGTAGTTGCTGCAGTTGCTCTTGGGGCCCTTCTTCCAAAAGGGGAGAATGATTCCATGACACCAGTCAGTAGGGATGGTTTCAGAGTTCCAGACGCAGGAGATCAGAGAGTGCAGTTGTTTCACCACGGGTGGGCCACCATGTAGTAGCAGTTCAGGAGGAATGCCATCAGCACCAGCAGCCCGTCCAGACTGGAGCTTGCGTATGGCCTTCTCTACCTCATCTGGGCTGGGGGGCTCAGTTGAGATGGACTTGTCCTCAGTGGCCTGGGCTGCTAAGGCGTCCAGCTCTGGAGATGGGGGTGGCGGTGGCCGATTGAGGAGTTGAGAGAAGTGTTCTCGCCAGCGATCCAGCTGTTGTTCAGGCATATCCAGGTTGGATCCGTCTAGAGCTGTCACACAGGCTGTGGGAGAGGTTGTTTTCCCTGTGAGGGTTCTGAGTGTCTTGTACAGGGTGCCATGGTTCCCCCTACGTGCAGCTGACTCTGCTGTATCAGCGAGTTTGTCAAGCCACTCTTGCTTATCTCTGCACAGTAGTTGGTTTCTTACCAGGTTCAGGTGTCTGGGTTGTCCTCCCTTCCGGACCAAAAAAAGGTGTATCCATTTGCTCTATGGGTTCCTGCGCCAGTCGAGCAGACCTCAGTGAGGCCCGCCATGGAGACGTTCAGGCGTGCAAGTTTATTTGAGACTAACTGTGCTGACCCTTCCCTTCCCATGGACAGCACATTCCATGTTGCTATCCTCAAAGTGTTACCATTAGGCTTCTTCCGTATATCTAGTTGTTCCTGGGTCAATGCTCCATTAAGATCAGTCCGATCAGAGTTTCTCATTTGTCGAGGTTTCGTCACAAGCATTTTTTTTAAGTGGTGGGTTGCTGGCCCTGCGCACAACCCCACCTGGTTTTGTAGACCGCCCATCGAGGACTGAGGCAGTGCAGGTGCTATTAGCCAGCAGCAGCTCCCCTGGGATCTGTCCCACCATGGTAGAACCTGCCAGGAGCAGGGAGAACCTTACAGGACAGGCCTGATGGTTTCCCCCATGCCCCCGGTGGTATCGCAACCCAAGGTCATTGCTGTAGCTGTTGCCCGGAGGATACCGCTAGGAGGTTAGCACTCTGTCTTAACCCTTTAATACTCATTCCTCCACACACAATCCCAGTCAAAATCACACATCAGCATTCGTGTCTGCCTACAATTGTACCACCACTGAAAAAGGTGCTCAGGTCAGTGCAGACATCCCACTTGAAGATCTGCTGGAAAGGTTTGAACATTGATTCGATAAAACTGTCGTGTAAGTGGTGGTAGACGGATGTCATCGCTGGAAGAGTGTGTTTATTATAAAAAGAATAAGCAGGTATACAATTCCAAAACATTCGgaagaatcaaaattggaagaCGAGCAAAGGTCATGAAATCTACAGACAGGTGAGTCGAGGCCGAGACAAAAACCGGAGTAATAACACAAAGAAAGGCTCGAGAAGGTCAGACATGAGTGCACTGAGCagttacttcacaaagtctgtttgTGTTCAGCCTGTAATTGGTCCTTGAGTCACGCGCTGCTCATTGAGAGTGTGACTGCACGTGGGCACCAGTGACAGTTCGTGGCTGGGGGGCAGATATGACAAAAATGTTATTTTAATGAATATTAAAATGAATCTCTTCCATGTCATTTTAAAACGAGACCCGAAACTGAcattaaaatgtgtttaaaatgtaTTGGATGTGATTATTTTCTCAGGGTCACTGAATGTGAATCCTCTCTCACTTCTGTATCGTTATTTTAATAGTTAAATAAGACGCTCATACGATCAGTTAACAGTCAGTGTCGCTTTATTCGCACATGCTTAAGTCACGACAGCAACTTTACGACAGCCCACAATCTGTCAGTCTGTCTTACGACAGCTACTGTTATCAACACATCTTCCCCCTTCACTAAAAACAACATCCAACAGTTTGTCATAAGAAAATAACAACATGAACAGGCATGTAAGAAACAAGTAATATGATCAGTGCCTTACCAACATGGCAGGTAAAAGGTAAATTATGAATAAAATTCTTCAGTAATAACCCATTGAATTATGAACATTACCTCCCACACACAAGTTATCAACTGTGTAGTCTTTCCAACGCTAAGTTACAGGTCCAGTTTAACCACAGGCTTTCTTGTCCGATCTGACCTGTGCAGCTGAACGGGACATGGAACTTCCTCAGACCTGTGCTTTTCAGTCATGTCCACATTATGCTGTACTTCTGTCACACTGTCGTTCTTTTCTCCATCACTTTGTGCCATTGCTCTTATTTCATCACTCTGTCCATTTTCCATTATCAGGTCTCTCTCACTGTCCACCTGTTGTTGCAGTGACTCCCTGGGTTTCAGTAGATGCTTCCTGTTTCTGCGAAAAAGGTCACCATTCTCTGTCATGACACTGTTTGATCTGGAAGCAACCTGTTTGAGAATGATGGCTTTTTTTATCCCACAATCTAGGCCCTTGAATGTGAACTATACCCTTCTCCTGTAGAGGTACAAGATCAGTGTCTGTGTGATCATGACCCATCTTTTGTTTCTGCTTTAATTTTCTGGCTCTGTCAGCCCACACATCATCTCTGTGTTCAGGACTGCCTGTGCAATAACTGGGCAATCGAGTACAGATGTTCCGACCCATCAATAGTTCTGCTGGTGACTTGCCACTCTCCAGTGGTCCAGCCCGGTATGCCATCAGGGCCCAGTAGGGGTCAGTGTTGCTATGTGCTGCTTTCTTTAATAGTCTTTTCACAATCTGAACCCCTTTCTCTGCTTTCCCATTGGCCTGAGGATACAGGGGATTGGAGGTTATGTGACTGAACTCATACTctgcagcagaggtggacaaagaacccaacttcattacttaaaggagatacgcagaaccttttatttttaaatacatttctgagtggatagtatctccatcttgtatgctgcataaatgggaataaacaatatatatatatatatatatatatatatatatatatatatatatatatttttttttttttttttttgagagtaaaaattgaccacaaagttggcattggagctgccccgctgaaccagccagccctgagcacgtggcgtcacagcggtaaccggttttaaggccgaggccttttacagctatagaccaaagtcatataaataaaaaattatggtgaaa from the Neoarius graeffei isolate fNeoGra1 chromosome 2, fNeoGra1.pri, whole genome shotgun sequence genome contains:
- the LOC132882169 gene encoding NLR family CARD domain-containing protein 3-like isoform X1, translating into MESRDLDPDNVTPPSEKRKVQMKRSDSPEPSCVSMKSDASTLLPWAFKTGNPLPVHSEVQMKRSDSPEPSCASMKSDWSMDPPLKFTTGNPSPGHSVLQKAGDRREKIFITDTGHAPESPAANEFQKKFRLNLMKKFQCLNGVMIKPETRALLNEIYTELYITEGHSGDVNKEHEVRWMEAASRRKTTEETPIKCSDIFKPLSEEDKPIRTVVTKGVAGIGKTVSVQKFIVDWAEGKANQDVPLIFPLPFRELNLMKDQNLSLIELLHVCFKETRETEMSRLEKVLFIFDGLDECRFPLDFRNTVSVCDVTESASVRVLLINLIKGNLLPSALIWITSRPAAADQIPSEYVHRVTEVRGFSDPQKEEYFRKRVSDRSLAENIITHLKSLRSLYIMCHIPVFCWISAAVLERMLGEAESGEIPKTLTQMYTHFLIIQTNVIREKYSKKQESDEEMLLKLGKLAFEQLEKGNLIFYEEDLRGCGIDVTEAAVYSGVCTQIFREEPGLHQSKVYCFVHLSIQEHLAALYVHLTFMKEKRNVLDQNWSFETISDLHECAVDQTVYSQTGHLDLFLRFLLGLSLESNQKLLHALVTQTGSSSQSKEETVQYMKEKISRDDLPAEKSINLFHCLNELGDDSLVEEIQCYLKSGKRSELSPSQWSALVFVLLTSAQKLEEFDLSKYTSTEEIPDRVLVKVMPVIAASRKAVISCDIIEWSSAEALVSALNSETSNLRELHLTVRTLDLSRNKLEDSGVKRLCAVLENPHCKVENLVLERCGVSDEGCAALSSALRSNPSHLRELDLTGNNLGDSGVKRLSAVLENPHCKLEILGLCGCGVSDEGCAALASALRSNPSHLRDLDLSGNKIGDSGKNLLSALKDDEHYKLQELWI
- the LOC132882169 gene encoding NLR family CARD domain-containing protein 3-like isoform X2 encodes the protein MRRKMPTCAAVNCTNRQVKGCGRTFHLHAPESPAANEFQKKFRLNLMKKFQCLNGVMIKPETRALLNEIYTELYITEGHSGDVNKEHEVRWMEAASRRKTTEETPIKCSDIFKPLSEEDKPIRTVVTKGVAGIGKTVSVQKFIVDWAEGKANQDVPLIFPLPFRELNLMKDQNLSLIELLHVCFKETRETEMSRLEKVLFIFDGLDECRFPLDFRNTVSVCDVTESASVRVLLINLIKGNLLPSALIWITSRPAAADQIPSEYVHRVTEVRGFSDPQKEEYFRKRVSDRSLAENIITHLKSLRSLYIMCHIPVFCWISAAVLERMLGEAESGEIPKTLTQMYTHFLIIQTNVIREKYSKKQESDEEMLLKLGKLAFEQLEKGNLIFYEEDLRGCGIDVTEAAVYSGVCTQIFREEPGLHQSKVYCFVHLSIQEHLAALYVHLTFMKEKRNVLDQNWSFETISDLHECAVDQTVYSQTGHLDLFLRFLLGLSLESNQKLLHALVTQTGSSSQSKEETVQYMKEKISRDDLPAEKSINLFHCLNELGDDSLVEEIQCYLKSGKRSELSPSQWSALVFVLLTSAQKLEEFDLSKYTSTEEIPDRVLVKVMPVIAASRKAVISCDIIEWSSAEALVSALNSETSNLRELHLTVRTLDLSRNKLEDSGVKRLCAVLENPHCKVENLVLERCGVSDEGCAALSSALRSNPSHLRELDLTGNNLGDSGVKRLSAVLENPHCKLEILGLCGCGVSDEGCAALASALRSNPSHLRDLDLSGNKIGDSGKNLLSALKDDEHYKLQELWI